In the genome of Candidatus Methylomirabilota bacterium, the window AGGGGATCGCGTCGGGCGCGGCCCACTCGAGCGCGTCGTTCTCGTTGCACGTCGTGAGCGTGCCGCCGACGACGCGCGCCGTGTAGACGACGATGACCGGCGCGTCGGGGTAGCTGTAGACGTTGTGGAGGCCGGTGAGGTCCACGCTGAGCCCGGTCTCCTCGCGCGTCTCGCGGATCGCCGCGGCGGGGACCGTCTCGCCGAAGTCCACGAAGCCGCCCGGGAAGGTCCAGAGCCCGCGCCCCGGGTTGATCGAGCGCCGCGTGAGGAGGACCGCGCCGTCCTGCTCGGGCAGCGTCGCGCCGACGACCTTCGGATTCAGGTAGAAGACGAACCGGCAGCGCGAGCACACCTGCTGCTCCCGCTGATCCGGCGGCACGGGCTCGGAGGCGAGCGGCGCGCCGCAGAGGGGGCAGAAGCGGATCGTGTCCGGCCCGAGGGCGTGGTGGCCGTGCTCGGCGCTCACTCCCTGGAGTCTAAACCGGCTATCCTGAGGGCGCCAATGGCGGACGACCGGCGCGCACCCGTCGTCATCGGGATCCTGACCGTCGTGACGGGGGCGGTGCTCTATCTCGCGACCGCCGACATCCTCTCCGTGCCCGAGCGGACGTTCGGCGCGCCGCGCTGGATCGTGGCCGGCTTCGCCCTTGGCCTCGTCTTCGGGGGCTTCTACGCCCTCTCGCTGCGGCTCCCGACGCCCGTCACCGGCCGCGTCCTCGCGGCCGCGACGGCGCTGACCTTCCTCACGACGGGCGGGGTCTTCATGACCTGGCTCGCGCTCGGCGGCGGGGCGCGCGGACGCGCGCCGGTGCCGCTCGGTCCGCTCTCGCTGCTCCTGCTGGCCAGCGGCCTCGAGTTCGCGGTGTTCTGGGTCTTCGCCCTGATCACCGACGCGATCGCCGTCGGCGCGTGGATCTATTGTCTGCGCGCGCTCGTCCGCCGCCGGCCTCGCGGTTGAAGCGCGCCTATCGGGGACTCGTAGACCCTAGCGGCCGCGCACCTTCACCAGCGGCAGCACGCCCTCGAGCTCGCCCTTCATGACGGGGTGCTGGTTGCCGCCGACCGCGCGCGACTTCTGCGTGACCTGCTGCTCGAGGTACTCGTAGAGCTCCTGGAGGGTGACGATCCCGTCGCGGTTCAGATCGGCCGCGCCCCTGAGCCCCTCAACCAGGTAGTAGGTGAAGATCCCGTGGCCCAGGTCGGGCAGCTCGATCGAGACCTCGCTCGGCCGCGACGCGGTGATGATCGCGCGGCCCTTGGAGCGCGTGAGCCGGTCGAGGAACATGTCGTCCACCGCGCCCGCGCGCGTCTTCTTCGACGCGAAGGTGCGGCCGCCCGCGGCGCCGCTGTAACAGGCGTCGAGGAACACGACAACGCGCTCGGCCTCCATCCGGCCGAAGATCGCGTGGAGCTCGTCCATCGGGAGCGCGGTCGAGTAGAGGTCGTCCGGGTCGGCGTCGCTCGGGATCAGGTACTTGGCGAGGCCGTCGCGCTCGACGCCGCGGGTGTCCACCTCGGGCGCGCCGTGGCCCGCGTAGTAGATGAGCACCGTGTCGTCCTTCTGTGCCGAGCGGCCCAGGAACGTCCCGAGGGCCCACTTGATGTTCCGCAGCGTCGGCTTGCGCTCGGTCTTGTCGGTGAGGAGGAGCACGCGGTCCTTCTTGAAGCCGGCCGGCCCGATCAGCGTCTGGTAGACGGCGTCGGCATCCGCGACGCTGTACCGGAGCGTCGGGATGGACGAGGCCTCGTACTTGCCCACGCCGATGACGACCGCCCACTGGCTGCGCACGTGCGCCGGCGGCGCCGCGGGCTCGGCGGGCACGACGGCGGCGACCTCCTTCTCGTAGCTCACCGCCCTCACCGCCTGGCGCGCCGTGCCGCCGGGCTCGGTCGCGGTGACCACGATGACGTTGGTGCCCTCGGCGAGCGTCACCGGCACCGTCAGCGTAATGGACTTCCGCGGGCCGCCCGCCGCGGCCTCCGGCTTCGGCCGCTGGGCCACCCGGATGTCGCGGATGGCGACCTCGTCGCCCATCCGCACCTCCGCGCCGTTCACCGTGACGCTCACGCTGGCGATTCCGCGGCTCGACGCGACCGTCGCGACGACGACGGTCGTGGGCTGCGCGACCTTCGCGCGATCGTCCGGGTAGCGGAACTCCACGCTGAGCGGCACGATCTTCTCGTAGACGACGGTCCGGACTTCCTGGTGCACGGCGCCGGTCGCGTCCGACGCCGTGACGACGAGGGTGTTGGTCCCCTCCGCGAGCTTCAGCGGGAGGTTCACGGGGAGCGCCGGCAGCGGCTGCGCCTCGGCGACGCGCTTGACCTCGACGCCGTTCAGCGTCACCGTGACGCGCGCGACGCCGCGGCCGCCCGAGGCGAGGCCCGCCAGCGCGATCGTCTCCTGCTCGACGCGGAGCTGGTCCATCGGCGAGGTCAGCGCGACGGTGAGCGGCGGCGGGGGCGGCGCGGCGGCGATCACGGGCTCGGGCTTCGGCGGCTCGACACGCGGTGCGGGCGGCGGCGCCGGGCGCTCGACCGGCGGCGGTGCTGCCGGCGCGGCGGCCACGGCCTTGTCGTAGAACACGACGCGCGCCTCCTGGCGCGTGGCGCCGCCGGGCTCCGCGGCCGTGACGAGGACGACGTTGCGTCCCTCCCGGAGCTTGAGCGGGACGTTCAGCGTGATCGCCGCCTCCGCCGCCTCCGGCATCGGGAGCGCAATCTCGGCGCCGTTGAGGCTCACGGTCACGCGCGCGACGCCGCGGCCGCTCGTCGCCCTGCCCTGGAGCACGATCAGGGGCACGGCGACGCGCTCCTCATCGCGCGGCGCCTGGAGGGCGACCGCGAGCGGCGCCGGCCCCTCCTGATCGATCGCGACGACGGCGAACCGCAGGAACCCCAGGTCCTCGCTCTCGCCCTTCACCCACTGCTTCGCGTCCGGCGCGTACCAGAGCTGCCACGTGCGATAGCCATCGGACCCGCCGTGGCGCGCCGGCCACTTCACCTCGAAGGCCACGCGGAAGGCGTCGCGCGCGGTGCCCGCCACCTGGACGGGCTCCATGGCTTCGACTTTCCACGCGACGATCGCCGACACCATGGTGCCCGCCGGAGCGTTGAAGCCCCGCCAGCGGACGCGGCCCCAGCCCGATTTCCCGACTTCGAGGGGCCAGGAGAGCTTCGGCGGCGGGTCGAACACTCCCAGGCGCTCGCCGAAGTGCACTCTGCCTATCGCGAGATCCCGACCCAGATGGATCTGGCGCCCGGGACCCGAGGCGAAGACGTACATGTCATCCTCGATCCTGACGAGCTCGTAGACGCCGTCGTTGCGGATCCACCGGTCGCCGACCTGGTAGGTGGGCCGCTCCGCCCGCTGCGGTTTCTGGGCGTGAGCGGGCGCCCACGGAGCGAGGAGCGCCAGCACGGCCGCGAGGAGCGCCAGGCGATTGAGCCTCATGGGCGCCCTATAAGATGAGGTTTCGCAGGCATCGCGGTCAAGAAAAGGTTAGATTCCCGGAATCCTTACAGGAGGCCCGATGAGGATCGACCGGAAGCGGCTCGAGCAGTCCATGGAGGAGCTCGGGAGGATCGGCGAGACCCCCCGGGGCGGGCTCACCCGTCTGGCGCTGACCGACGAGGACAAGCGCGGGCGCGACTGGATGGTGGCGCGCATGCGCGAGGCGGGCCTCCGGGTCACGATCGATCGGATGGGAAACATCTTCGGCGAGCGC includes:
- a CDS encoding NUDIX hydrolase is translated as MSAEHGHHALGPDTIRFCPLCGAPLASEPVPPDQREQQVCSRCRFVFYLNPKVVGATLPEQDGAVLLTRRSINPGRGLWTFPGGFVDFGETVPAAAIRETREETGLSVDLTGLHNVYSYPDAPVIVVYTARVVGGTLTTCNENDALEWAAPDAIPWDALAFRSTREALREWVAAKGRMPRG
- a CDS encoding caspase family protein gives rise to the protein MRLNRLALLAAVLALLAPWAPAHAQKPQRAERPTYQVGDRWIRNDGVYELVRIEDDMYVFASGPGRQIHLGRDLAIGRVHFGERLGVFDPPPKLSWPLEVGKSGWGRVRWRGFNAPAGTMVSAIVAWKVEAMEPVQVAGTARDAFRVAFEVKWPARHGGSDGYRTWQLWYAPDAKQWVKGESEDLGFLRFAVVAIDQEGPAPLAVALQAPRDEERVAVPLIVLQGRATSGRGVARVTVSLNGAEIALPMPEAAEAAITLNVPLKLREGRNVVLVTAAEPGGATRQEARVVFYDKAVAAAPAAPPPVERPAPPPAPRVEPPKPEPVIAAAPPPPPLTVALTSPMDQLRVEQETIALAGLASGGRGVARVTVTLNGVEVKRVAEAQPLPALPVNLPLKLAEGTNTLVVTASDATGAVHQEVRTVVYEKIVPLSVEFRYPDDRAKVAQPTTVVVATVASSRGIASVSVTVNGAEVRMGDEVAIRDIRVAQRPKPEAAAGGPRKSITLTVPVTLAEGTNVIVVTATEPGGTARQAVRAVSYEKEVAAVVPAEPAAPPAHVRSQWAVVIGVGKYEASSIPTLRYSVADADAVYQTLIGPAGFKKDRVLLLTDKTERKPTLRNIKWALGTFLGRSAQKDDTVLIYYAGHGAPEVDTRGVERDGLAKYLIPSDADPDDLYSTALPMDELHAIFGRMEAERVVVFLDACYSGAAGGRTFASKKTRAGAVDDMFLDRLTRSKGRAIITASRPSEVSIELPDLGHGIFTYYLVEGLRGAADLNRDGIVTLQELYEYLEQQVTQKSRAVGGNQHPVMKGELEGVLPLVKVRGR